GATGGATCGTCGGCTTCTACGAGATGCCCGACATCAAGGAAGGGGACCTCTACCTTGGCGAGCGCGTCGTCAGCACGACGCCGCAGGGAGGCTTCATCACCATAGAGACGATGAACTTCGACCTATTCGAGGCGAAGGCGAACCTCGACGAGAACGTGCAGTGGATCGAGACCGACTTCTCCGACCACCAGCTCTTCTTCTCGCCGAACGACTTCTACGTCGCCCACTCGTCGAACTGGGGCATGAACAAGATCGGTCTACCGACCGCATGGGACACGACCCTCGGCTCGACCTCCATCAAGGACGGTCACCTCGACTCCGGCCGCGTCATCGGCCACGAGGACCTCTCTGGGACGCGCTTCCAGAACGGTTTCGACTACAAGAACAATGACGCGACCCCGGACGACAACTCGGGCTGCAGCTGGCACGGTTCGCACACGAGCGGAACCGTCGCGGCGACGATCAACAACGCCAAGGGCTTCCCCGGCACGGCACAGGTCACGCTGCGGTCAATCAAGATCTTCGGCACCAAGGGGAACTGCCTAGCGGCCTCGACCACGGGGATCGCAAACGCGATCTACGAAGCTGGTAACCAAGGGAGCCACCTTAGCTCGAACAGCTGGGGCGGCGGCGCGTTCTCGACCGCGATAAACAACGCCATCAACACGGCGCGCGGCCAGGGGA
The Euryarchaeota archaeon DNA segment above includes these coding regions:
- a CDS encoding S8 family serine peptidase, with protein sequence MKRTLSIFVAIAMLGVPAAMALPDVGTPTVPETGPTRWIVGFYEMPDIKEGDLYLGERVVSTTPQGGFITIETMNFDLFEAKANLDENVQWIETDFSDHQLFFSPNDFYVAHSSNWGMNKIGLPTAWDTTLGSTSIKDGHLDSGRVIGHEDLSGTRFQNGFDYKNNDATPDDNSGCSWHGSHTSGTVAATINNAKGFPGTAQVTLRSIKIFGTKGNCLAASTTGIANAIYEAGNQGSHLSSNSWGGGAFSTAINNAINTARGQGTIFVAAAGNGGCSNCIGQPWLPQEANVIIVTATDVNDAGASFNSKGPQTDVSAPGVGIGSAGGPGNSYYVMSGTSMATPYVTGVAGLIKTLHPTWTELQVEGCLKSTSLDLGSAGEDDTFGAGRIRANLAVGCV